A single genomic interval of Oryza sativa Japonica Group chromosome 7, ASM3414082v1 harbors:
- the LOC136357229 gene encoding uncharacterized protein isoform X1, with translation MLLQLWAAERFAIGRPVVDSAPYGVGRSAQWPEDGPTMGTYWCRRGRRYAHVQVRRGYPDFVFKFDRLQPSDIIWEPYTEEAVAARAPLGLSSLCTRDQAYWLTILPMVFDIFVEPHCPQRVMRQFGLRQVFPGNVQPTVLPADHSLTRRGQLAGALWAPRVQQYVDDWVLATEEVINELFPHTEENYRDYLRWYLPRTRARVTFTPDALEPHVAAVTDAYPTHRDRDYFVGADAAWDISADITAVQVRLNRGLHLTDVEQRVTFNRMQEKMRAVMRVFSCSSAVDVVPPAGPVQPRPRAPTVGAGPRPTAPFSHGPRLPSSAPSFGAVRPTAPVPHGPRLPSSAFAGTTGASASSAGAFATSSGAFASSSSHGASIPRPHAGFAAGIFGTGASSSHAGRTGPTSQFYDDDLHGAHHHDVLGSSQLGGAPEAHTQEQPEVTPVQAGRVGRAVPPDRLTYSQGHIRAQGRRDRGKRPRQ, from the exons atgttgcttcagctttgggcagccgagaggtttgccataggtcgaccagtggtggacagcgcaccctacggggttggtcgcagcgcgcagtggccagaggacggtcccacgatggggacttactggtgtcgacgtggg cgtcgttacgctcacgtccaagTGAGACGAGgctacccggacttcgtgttcaagtttgaccgtctccagccgagcgacatcatctgggagccgtacacagaagaggccgtcgctgcgagagcaccgctaggactttcgtccttgtgcacacgcgaccaggcttactggctcaccatcctgccgatggtgttcgacattttcgttgagcctcactgcccgcagcgtgtgatgagacagttcggacttaggcaggtgtttccgggcaacgtgcagccgaccgtcctccctgccgaccactc gttgactcgacggggacagctagcaggcgcactttgggctccacgtgtacagcagtacgttgacgactgggtgttagctacagaggaggtgatcaacgagctcttcccacacacggaggagaactaccgtgactaccttcgctggtaccttcctcgcactcgtgcgcgtgtgaccttcactccagacgccctagagccgcacgttgccgctgtcacggacgcgtatcccacgcaccgtgaccgagactacttcgtgggg gctgatgccgcatgggatatcagtgccgatatcaccgcagtccaagtgaggttgaacagaggtttgcacttgactgacgttgagcagagggtgaccttcaaccggatgcaggagaagatgcgtgcggtcatgcgcgtcttctcctgtagcagcgccgtggacgtcgtacctccagctggtccggtacaaccacggcctcgcgcgcctactgtcggagcaggacctcgacctacggcacctttttcgcacg gacctcgtttgccttcgagcgcccctagcttcggagcagtgcgacctacagcaccggttccgcacg gacctcgtctgccttcgagcgcgttcgcaggcacgaccggcgcttccgcgagctccgcaggggcgttcgccacctcttcgggcgcgttcgccagctcttcctctcacggagcgtcgatccctcgcccacacg caggatttgcagccgggatcttcggtactggggcctcttcgtctcacgccggtaggactggtcctactagccagttctacgacgacgacttgcacggtgcacaccaccacgacgtactaggctcctctcagcttggaggagctccagaggcgcacactcaggagcagccagaggtcacacctgtacaggcaggacgggttggccgtgccgtacccccggaccgactcacgtactcccaggggcacattagggcgcagggtaggagggacaggggtaagaggcctcgtcagtag
- the LOC136357229 gene encoding uncharacterized protein isoform X2 has product MLLQLWAAERFAIGRPVVDSAPYGVGRSAQWPEDGPTMGTYWCRRGRRYAHVQVRRGYPDFVFKFDRLQPSDIIWEPYTEEAVAARAPLGLSSLCTRDQAYWLTILPMVFDIFVEPHCPQRVMRQFGLRQVFPGNVQPTVLPADHSLTRRGQLAGALWAPRVQQYVDDWVLATEEVINELFPHTEENYRDYLRWYLPRTRARVTFTPDALEPHVAAVTDAYPTHRDRDYFVGADAAWDISADITAVQVRLNRGLHLTDVEQRVTFNRMQEKMRAVMRVFSCSSAVDVVPPAGPVQPRPRAPTVGAGPRPTAPFSHGPRLPSSAPSFGAVRPTAPVPHGPRLPSSAFAGTTGASASSAGAFATSSGAFASSSSHGASIPRPHGFAAGIFGTGASSSHAGRTGPTSQFYDDDLHGAHHHDVLGSSQLGGAPEAHTQEQPEVTPVQAGRVGRAVPPDRLTYSQGHIRAQGRRDRGKRPRQ; this is encoded by the exons atgttgcttcagctttgggcagccgagaggtttgccataggtcgaccagtggtggacagcgcaccctacggggttggtcgcagcgcgcagtggccagaggacggtcccacgatggggacttactggtgtcgacgtggg cgtcgttacgctcacgtccaagTGAGACGAGgctacccggacttcgtgttcaagtttgaccgtctccagccgagcgacatcatctgggagccgtacacagaagaggccgtcgctgcgagagcaccgctaggactttcgtccttgtgcacacgcgaccaggcttactggctcaccatcctgccgatggtgttcgacattttcgttgagcctcactgcccgcagcgtgtgatgagacagttcggacttaggcaggtgtttccgggcaacgtgcagccgaccgtcctccctgccgaccactc gttgactcgacggggacagctagcaggcgcactttgggctccacgtgtacagcagtacgttgacgactgggtgttagctacagaggaggtgatcaacgagctcttcccacacacggaggagaactaccgtgactaccttcgctggtaccttcctcgcactcgtgcgcgtgtgaccttcactccagacgccctagagccgcacgttgccgctgtcacggacgcgtatcccacgcaccgtgaccgagactacttcgtgggg gctgatgccgcatgggatatcagtgccgatatcaccgcagtccaagtgaggttgaacagaggtttgcacttgactgacgttgagcagagggtgaccttcaaccggatgcaggagaagatgcgtgcggtcatgcgcgtcttctcctgtagcagcgccgtggacgtcgtacctccagctggtccggtacaaccacggcctcgcgcgcctactgtcggagcaggacctcgacctacggcacctttttcgcacg gacctcgtttgccttcgagcgcccctagcttcggagcagtgcgacctacagcaccggttccgcacg gacctcgtctgccttcgagcgcgttcgcaggcacgaccggcgcttccgcgagctccgcaggggcgttcgccacctcttcgggcgcgttcgccagctcttcctctcacggagcgtcgatccctcgcccacacg gatttgcagccgggatcttcggtactggggcctcttcgtctcacgccggtaggactggtcctactagccagttctacgacgacgacttgcacggtgcacaccaccacgacgtactaggctcctctcagcttggaggagctccagaggcgcacactcaggagcagccagaggtcacacctgtacaggcaggacgggttggccgtgccgtacccccggaccgactcacgtactcccaggggcacattagggcgcagggtaggagggacaggggtaagaggcctcgtcagtag
- the LOC4343409 gene encoding disease resistance protein RGA2 has protein sequence MEELVEDNGWPLPAAIARVVGKLRLHLGGSSDAHKYRGTMKMLDLLEDKLSILRGESLQGVDADREEEAAAWLRQVKEAADEAEELVNAMEASAAAAASDSSSLLLGVKYTVGKLVSACSEVESLLPVPGLDEDGLETPGDDVAALPPGPDQPFVVGRDEEIGVILEMILDDARFVADESVEERASADGSQISRKGWIIDALRSIDLSDQRNQPAESAAAYQKEMGSRVKYTRVQSSTVSSMCNPTVIPIVGVGGVGKTALAQFIFDDERVREHFRGNSAWVYFTDNIRKEEPMAQIFVSMQPEHNMLDHAFSLNSLRVQLQSVIEGKRFLLVLDDVSDEIRAMWGDLRSALKKGAPGSVVLVTTNLYSVASFVGTTTPVFLDYLHYDDLWKLFKHHAFASYQSTEALEPIGRKIVDKVHGSPLAAKFIGASLRNCLDEAYWKRVLESWWWNVSSCSFDIHIISSFGICHSELPAYLRQCLVFCSIFPRNYLFEKYELIQMWIANGFVELDNTTVARKLEDVAGEWFDELVNKCFLQPTVWKAWYIMHSWVRDFAIALSSNEYQGVDCTMGNLPRSVRHLSVDMDAMNIPWTEYSIKQLRSLILFGGFRHNNSSKGFNNIYNILEGSYDAADSISERSYNTTDKDTADNISEWSSFSFDDGEVDIVAIILKRYCDIIGSILNRSTSLRLLSLSNLRANSATACIGDYPLEEDGIAQFVEFTTTHQMLPYLTHLRYLDFSHSGITKLPDSLCSLCNLQVLGLRGCRFTQLPRRMNSLVGLRHLHADADTVALIHGIGQLTRLQDLYEYRVKAEDGHTLIELKDMRYIQGSLCISDLQRVANREEAIQANLGRKEYVTCLALKWDRNQSSRGKYNLYGKELSQFDRGQKQPLQASLVEKNYTSDISGYLMNPPEVIKPDQDMEILECLSPPRNLQTIKFFGYTGLAFPDWVVQLRYIKVIEISHCTELQVLPPFGQLEHLRKLILHELPSMKDVSSDVYGTSNVAFKSLEILCFESMGKLENWADSQNEESFSNLQNLQINRCDNLRELPLMSLGLAIRKLSLTGCGSYAETVFRYLQKLTSLTHLSINDCSQKLILPCQNLISLENLHLSNCKELYFEGGILRLNNLKNLHISGCRKIISTVEEEINRLFSNWEIRLGKDQSLVLKSGLLNIAKELGTKRRELPLPGSPQKEEFMHTLQYLTDLTMDNLSQSSDLDNFLCKLSALRTLCLHKIDVISLHQEKWLEQITSLQELEFSCCYLLRQLPSNLVTLSSLKKLNMQSCFQIHSLPLKGLPGNLRELQILGCSPILEARCQKEDGETWVKKKRGEWHKETINEYRQKKTCEFWEGWLKYEEEWVESATDHLNDKGEWLENEEEDWLKNNSDELENNEDVWLKSRGEDWPKIAHIPYIRVNGDIIQNFYL, from the coding sequence ATGGAGGAGCTAGTAGAAGATAACGGAtggccgctgccggcggcgatcgCCAGGGTGGTCGGCAAGCTGCGTCTCCACCTGGGAGGCAGCAGCGACGCCCACAAGTACAGGGGCACCATGAAGATGCTCGATCTGCTGGAGGACAAGCTCAGCATCCTCCGCGGCGAGAGCCTGCAGGGCGTCGACGCCGACAGGGAGGAAGAGGCGGCCGCGTGGCTGCGGCAGGTGAAGGAggccgccgacgaggcggaGGAGCTGGTCAACGCCATGGAGGCTTCCGCGGCGGCCGCAGCTTCCGATAGTAGCAGCCTCCTCCTCGGGGTGAAGTACACCGTCGGCAAGCTCGTCAGCGCGTGCTCCGAGGTCGAATCGCTTCTTCCCGTGCCGGGCCTGGACGAGGATGGACTGGAAACCCCGGGGGATGACGTCGCCGCTTTGCCCCCTGGCCCTGACCAACCCTTTGTTGTTGGGCGAGATGAGGAAATAGGTGTCATATTGGAGATGATACTGGATGATGCCCGTTTCGTGGCGGATGAATCGGTTGAGGAGAGGGCAAGTGCTGATGGATCACAGATTTCTCGGAAAGGATGGATCATCGATGCCCTCCGGAGCATAGATCTATCTGACCAGAGAAACCAACCTGCAGAATCAGCAGCAGCATACCAGAAAGAAATGGGCAGCAGAGTGAAATACACCAGGGTGCAGAGCAGCACTGTCAGTTCAATGTGCAATCCAACTGTCATTCCAATTGTTGGAGTGGGTGGAGTGGGGAAAACAGCTCTTGCTCAGTTCATCTTCGACGACGAAAGGGTGCGGGAGCACTTCCGCGGTAATTCCGCATGGGTGTATTTCACTGACAACATCAGGAAAGAAGAACCGATGGCGCAGATCTTTGTATCGATGCAACCTGAGCATAATATGCTGGACCATGCTTTCAGTCTAAACAGCCTCCGTGTCCAACTTCAGAGCGTCATAGAAGGCAAGAGGTTCTTGCTTGTGCTTGATGATGTATCTGATGAGATACGTGCAATGTGGGGCGATTTAAGGAGTGCACTGAAGAAGGGAGCACCTGGAAGTGTTGTCTTAGTAACAACCAATCTGTATAGTGTGGCCAGCTTTGTGGGAACTACAACTCCAGTATTTTTGGATTATCTACATTATGATGACCTGTGGAAGCTTTTTAAGCATCATGCATTTGCCAGTTATCAAAGTACAGAAGCTCTAGAACCAATTGGTAGAAAAATTGTAGATAAAGTACATGGATCTCCTTTGGCAGCGAAATTCATTGGGGCATCATTAAGAAATTGTTTGGATGAAGCGTATTGGAAGAGAGTCTTAGAAAGTTGGTGGTGGAATGTTTCAAGCTGCAGCTTCGACATTCACATAATATCATCTTTCGGAATTTGTCACAGTGAATTACCTGCATATTTGAGGCAATGCCTGGTATTTTGTTCAATCTTTCCTAGAAattatttatttgaaaaatatgaGTTGATCCAAATGTGGATAGCTAATGGTTTTGTTGAACTGGACAACACTACTGTTGCAAGAAAACTGGAGGATGTAGCTGGTGAATGGTTTGATGAACTAGTCAATAAGTGCTTCTTACAACCGACAGTTTGGAAAGCTTGGTATATTATGCATAGTTGGGTTAGAGACTTTGCAATCGCCTTATCTTCTAATGAATATCAGGGTGTTGATTGTACAATGGGAAATCTCCCACGAAGTGTACGTCACTTGTCCGTAGATATGGATGCTATGAATATACCATGGACCGAGTATAGCATTAAACAGTTGCGATCATTAATATTATTCGGTGGCTTCCGTCATAACAACTCTAGCAAAGGTTTCAACAACATTTACAACATTTTGGAGGGCAGTTATGATGCTGCTGATAGCATTTCTGAGAGGTCTTATAACACTACTGACAAGGACACTGCTGATAACATTTCTGAGTGGTCCTCTTTCAGTTTTGATGATGGGGAAGTTGATATCGTTGCTATCATTTTGAAAAGGTATTGTGACATTATTGGTAGCATTCTAAATAGGTCAACAAGCTTGCGCTTGTTGAGCTTATCTAACTTGAGAGCAAATTCAGCAACAGCATGCATTGGTGATTATCCACTTGAAGAAGATGGCATTGCACAATTTGTGGAGTTCACCACAACACATCAGATGCTGCCCTATTTGACTCACCTCAGATACTTGGATTTTTCACACAGTGGGATAACCAAACTCCCTGATTCATTATGTAGCTTGTGCAATCTCCAAGTTCTTGGTTTGAGAGGTTGTAGATTCACACAATTACCAAGAAGAATGAACTCACTAGTTGGCCTACGGCActtgcatgcagatgcagataCGGTTGCTTTAATTCATGGCATTGGACAGCTTACCAGGCTCCAAGACTTATATGAATACCGTGTTAAAGCAGAGGATGGTCACACGTTAATTGAGTTAAAGGACATGAGGTATATCCAAGGGTCCCTTTGTATATCAGATCTACAGAGGGTGGCTAATCGAGAAGAGGCAATTCAGGCTAACTTAGGAAGGAAGGAGTATGTTACCTGTTTAGCTCTGAAGTGGGATAGAAATCAGTCTTCTAGAGGTAAATATAATCTATATGGAAAGGAGTTGAGTCAATTCGACAGAGGTCAAAAGCAGCCACTTCAAGCTAGCTTAGTTGAGAAGAATTATACTTCAGATATATCAGGATATCTGATGAATCCACCAGAGGTAATTAAACCTGATCAAGACATGGAGATATTAGAGTGTTTGTCCCCACCAAGAAATCTGCAGACGATAAAATTTTTTGGCTACACAGGTTTGGCTTTTCCAGATTGGGTCGTACAACTCCGGTATATAAAAGTTATTGAGATAAGCCATTGTACAGAACTCCAGGTGCTTCCTCCTTTTGGACAGCTTGAGCATCTTAGGAAACTAATTTTGCATGAGCTGCCCTCCATGAAGGATGTTAGTTCTGATGTCTATGGAACCTCAAATGTGGCCTTTAAATCTTTGGAAATCCTGTGTTTTGAGTCTATGGGGAAGTTGGAAAATTGGGCAGATTCACAGAACGAAGAAAGCTTTTCAAACCTGCAAAATCTGCAGATTAATAGATGTGATAACTTGAGGGAACTACCTTTGATGTCCTTGGGCTTAGCTATCAGAAAACTCTCTCTTACGGGTTGTGGATCATATGCTGAAACAGTCTTCAGGTATTTGCAAAAACTAACTAGCCTCACACACTTGAGCATAAATGATTGCTCCCAGAAGTTAATCCTTCCATGTCAAAACCTGATATCATTGGAGAATCTGCATCTTTCAAATTGTAAGGAGCTATACTTTGAGGGTGGAATTCTTCGTCTTAACAACCTTAAAAATCTACATATTTCTGGCTGCCGCAAAATCATATCGACAGTTGAGGAAGAGATTAACCGACTGTTTTCTAACTGGGAAATAAGGTTGGGCAAAGACCAGTCACTTGTTCTCAAAAGTGGACTCCTCAATATAGCCAAAGAGCTGGGTACAAAAAGGAGAGAACTCCCCCTTCCCGGTTCTCCGCAAAAAGAAGAATTTATGCATACTTTACAATATCTCACTGACCTTACAATGGATAACCTTTCCCAGTCTTCAGATCTTGATAATTTTCTTTGCAAGCTTTCAGCACTTCGAACTCTGTGTCTCCACAAGATCGATGTGATCTCTCTTCACCAAGAGAAGTGGCTTGAGCAGATTACATCCCTACAAGAGCTTGAGTTCTCTTGTTGCTACCTGCTAAGGCAGCTCCCATCAAACTTGGTCACTCTGTCATCCCTGAAGAAGTTAAATATGCAGTCATGTTTCCAAATTCACTCGCTACCATTGAAAGGCCTACCAGGTAACCTAAGAGAGTTACAAATATTAGGATGCTCACCTATACTAGAGGCACGATGCCAGAAGGAAGATGGAGAGACATGggtgaagaagaagagaggggaaTGGCATAAAGAGACGATAAACGAGTACCGACAGAAGAAAACATGTGAGTTCTGGGAAGGGTGGTTAAAGTATGAGGAAGAGTGGGTGGAGAGTGCTACAGATCATCTGAACGATAAGGGAGAGTGGTTAGAGAATGAAGAAGAGGACTGGCTGAAGAATAATTCAGATGAACTGGAAAATAATGAAGATGTGTGGCTCAAGAGTAGGGGCGAAGACTGGCCAAAGATTGCTCATATTCCTTATATCCGTGTGAATGGAGATATTATACAGAATTTTTATCTGTGA
- the LOC4343411 gene encoding putative disease resistance RPP13-like protein 1, translated as MVGPELTVGGWFAGAVISNLVAKVRSAMEHHAALRAAAGDMLYGVEAALPRIRILVEATERRAISRASFAAWLQQFKDAVAEAEDLLDDLETRRIRAALRARGSKLGSATSLALRFLRNLVLSDGDLQRLKDVLAKLNRITSDATGFHDILKLADDDVGAMRSVLPVPATPPAVIGRDEEQQQLVKMILRPGAPPCPQDGAESCSGVSVISVVGAAGVGKTTLAQLIYSDPNVKEAFLLRGWVFTSRSCSRTGLEQDIIESFASEQEENLQRKSVSSESSLIDVVRNKKFFLVLDDVQHNLHSQWDSLRSTLARGANGSVVLLVCQSKEVANSLGATAQVPMGYLPSPVLWRVFEHHAFGNQKRASLESIGKKVLQNLHGLPLLAEAIGRLLRQRLDKAHWQKISSSPWWLFSEDEDDVALPSVAIMCEHLCDHLRKCLCYCSIFPSGYLFEKNMLIHMWIASFMQQHDGIGMKEMEKEWFDELFRRSFFQPTIWKNRYIMPDMIRKPLCSIAGKECHAASELGEQKRRLQDYRHLAISFPDFNVHLDLRKDNKLRTILLFDGRKTIKPHEAFANILSHLSGLRVLDFSYSEAKLEKAPDFINKFTHLRFLDLSFTGMTVLPDSLCKLHLLQVLGLRGCQFKELPRAINELVNLRFLYAEAHTVSLIYKIGKLTNLQGLDEFLVGRMDGHKITELKNLNEISGQLCIGNLDKVASTDVVSDAELFKKRHLKKLVFRWGLTACKPLAEADGFMRTLAGLKPNTNLEELKIQCYMGVGFPSWMAEEQYFINLRRIHLIECKQLLTLPPLGQLPSLVVLILQGLTAIEKIGYEFCGKGYRVFPSLKEVTFLDMPNWRKWSGIEELQDLQIPPFPQLRKVQIKNCEVLIDMPVCCLKASLEELEISGCNEIFACNPSCLDRLTSLVRLKIHHCLGKIYLPCRLLESIEVLNLQRCEVYFQGGKEHLMKLRRTVTNDVHELNLDESKAISTELLVLKLSEGYHYLSSCFLNKWNFEASSVS; from the exons ATGGTCGGGCCGGAGCTGACGGTCGGCGGGTGGTTCGCCGGCGCCGTGATCTCCAACTTGGTGGCGAAGGTGCGGTCCGCCATGGAGCACCACGCCGCCctccgggccgccgccggcgacatgcTGTACGGCGTGGAGGCCGCGCTCCCCCGGATCAGGATCCTCGTCGAGGCGACCGAGCGCAGGGCCATCTCCAGGGCCAGCTTCGCCGCGTGGCTGCAGCAGTTCAaggacgccgtcgccgaggcCGAGGACCTGCTCGACGACCTCGAGACGCGGAGGATCCGGGCGGCGCTCAGGGCCAGGGGCAGCAAGCTCGGCTCCGCCACGTCCCTCGCGCTCAGGTTCCTCAGGAACCTCGTCCTCTCCGATGGGGATCTCCAGAGGCTCAAGGACGTCCTGGCCAAGCTGAACAGGATCACCAGCGACGCGACCGGCTTCCACGACATACTGAAActggccgacgacgacgtgggGGCGATGCGATCGGTCCTTCCGGTGCCAGCCACCCCGCCGGCGGTCATCGGCCGGgacgaggagcagcagcagcttgtgAAGATGATTTTACGCCCCGGCGCACCGCCGTGTCCTCAGGATGGAGCTGAATCCTGCTCTGGTGTTTCTGTCATATCAGTTGTGGGAGCAGCTGGTGTGGGCAAAACCACTCTTGCTCAGCTGATTTACAGTGATCCAAACGTCAAGGAGGCTTTCCTGTTGAGGGGATGGGTGTTTACCTCTCGTAGCTGCAGTCGAACGGGTCTCGAACAAGATATCATCGAGTCTTTTGCGTCTGAGCAAGAGGAAAATCTGCAAAGAAAGTCGGTTTCATCAGAAAGCAGTTTGATTGATGTCGTACGAAACAAGAAGTTCTTCCTAGTCCTAGATGATGTGCAGCATAATCTGCACAGCCAATGGGATTCCCTAAGGTCGACACTGGCAAGAGGAGCAAATGGCAGTGTTGTATTGCTAGTATGTCAATCGAAAGAAGTCGCAAATAGTTTGGGAGCGACAGCTCAGGTTCCAATGGGTTACCTGCCATCTCCAGTGCTCTGGAGAGTATTTGAGCACCATGCATTTGGGAATCAGAAAAGAGCTTCCCTCGAGTCAATTGGTAAAAAGGTgctccaaaacttgcatggatTGCCTTTGCTGGCAGAAGCAATTGGAAGGCTTCTGAGACAAAGATTAGATAAGGCGCATTGGCAAAAAATTTCCTCGAGTCCCTGGTGGCTCTTttctgaagatgaagacgaTGTTGCGCTACCTTCAGTGGCAATTATGTGTGAGCATCTATGTGATCATCTTAGAAAGTGTTTGTGCTATTGTTCAATATTCCCATCTGGTTATTTGTTTGAAAAGAATATGTTGATTCACATGTGGATAGCTAGTTTCATGCAACAACATGACGGGATTGGGATGAAAGAAATGGAAAAGGAATGGTTTGATGAGCTTTTCCGCCGATCATTCTTTCAGCCCACAATCTGGAAAAATAGGTACATCATGCCTGATATGATTAGAAAGCCATTATGTTCCATTGCTGGAAAAGAATGCCATGCTGCTAGTGAGTTGGGAGAACAGAAAAGACGGCTCCAAGATTACCGCCACCTAGCCATCAGTTTTCCTGATTTTAATGTGCACCTAGACTTGAGAAAGGACAACAAGTTGCGGACCATTTTGCTTTTTGATGGTCGCAAAACAATCAAACCACACGAAGCATTTGCTAATATTCTGTCACACCTAAGTGGCCTGCGAGTATTAGATTTCTCTTACAGTGAAGCTAAATTGGAGAAGGCTCCTGATTTCATTAACAAATTCACACACCTAAGGTTTCTGGATCTCTCCTTTACTGGGATGACAGTACTTCCAGACTCCCTCTGTAAGCTGCACCTACTACAAGTTCTTGGATTACGAGGATGTCAGTTCAAGGAGTTACCTAGAGCTATAAATGAGTTAGTGAACCTCCGGTTCTTATATGCAGAAGCTCACACGGTTTCCTTGATATACAAGATAGGGAAGCTTACTAATCTCCAAGGGTTAGATGAATTTCTTGTTGGTAGAATGGATGGGCACAAAATAACAGAACTAAAGAACCTGAATGAAATCAGTGGACAACTATGTATTGGAAATCTGGACAAAGTAGCAAGCACAGATGTAGTGAGTGATGCTGAATTATTCAAAAAAAGGCACTTAAAGAAGTTGGTATTCAGATGGGGGTTGACAGCATGCAAACCATTAGCCGAAGCTGATGGTTTCATGAGAACTCTTGCTGGCTTAAAACCAAATACAAATCTTGAAGAACTGAAAATTCAGTGCTACATGGGAGTTGGATTTCCATCATGGATGGCGGAAGAGCAGTACTTCATCAATCTGCGGCGCATCCATCTTATTGAATGCAAACAATTATTAACACTTCCACCTCTTGGACAGCTCCCATCCCTTGTAGTTTTAATTCTTCAAGGCCTAACAGCAATTGAGAAAATTGGATATGAATTTTGTGGAAAAGGATACAGGGTATTTCCATCTCTTAAGGAGGTGACATTTCTTGATATGCCAAATTGGAGGAAGTGGTCAGGCATAGAAGAACTACAAGATTTGCAAATTCCTCCATTTCCACAGCTTAGAAAGGTCCAAATCAAGAATTGTGAGGTCTTAATTGACATGCCAGTATGTTGTTTAAAAGCGTCACTTGAGGAGCTTGAGATCTCTGGTTGTAATGAAATATTTGCCTGTAATCCAAGCTGTTTAGATAGATTGACTTCCCTTGTGCGCTTGAAGATCCACCATTGTTTGGGCAAAATTTATCTTCCATGTCGATTGTTGGAGTCAATTGAAGTTTTGAATCTCCAAAGATGTGAAGTTTATTTCCAGGGAggtaaagaacatttaatgaaATTGAGGAGGACTGTAACAAATGATGTTCATGAATTGAATTTGGATGAATCGAAAGCAATCAGTACAGAGCTGTTAGTTCTTAAACTTTCTGAAG GGTATCACTACTTGTCTTCATGCTTTCTTAACAAATGGAATTTTGAAGCATCTTCAGTTTCCTGA